The genomic window GTTCCGTCAGATTGTGAATGAGGCGGACCTCGTCACTCCCGATGGCGCCGGGGTTGTCCTTGCGGCCCGACTGCTCAATATCCCGATAGAGGCGCGCTGCCCGGGCTGTGACATGGTGTCGGGCCTGTGCGGCGTGGCGACCCGTCTCGGGCGTCCCGTGTACTTGCTCGGCGCCGCTCCCGGCGTGGCTGAGAAGGCCGCCGAGAAGCTTGTGCAGCAGGTACCGGGGCTGCAGGTTGCGGGGTGTCGCGACGGGTACTTCAGCGAAGAGGAGGAGCCGGCACTGGTGGAGGAGATCCGCCGGGCTCACCCGGCCGTGCTCTTCGTGGCCCTCGGCATTCCGCGGCAGGAGAAGTGGATCCGCAAGCACCTCGAGGAGCTGAATGTGCCCATCTGCGTGGGGATTGGCGGCAGCTTCGACGTGATCTCCGGCCTCAAGAAGCGCGCTCCGGTCTGGATGCAGCGCATGGGTCTGGAGTGGTTGTATCGTGTGGCCAAGGAGCCTTCGCGCTTGCCGCGACTCACGGCTCTACCCCGGATCGTGCTGCTCGCCTTCTCCGAGTTGCTGCGTCCGCCCGGACACATCGAGGACGCCGCTCCCCGACCCTGACTCGCGTCCCAGGTCCGAGCTCTTGATACTGAAAGGCACCCTCCATGAGAAGTCCCGTTCTGATTGTTGGCTCCGTTGCGCTGGACAGCGTCGAGACGCCCTTCGGTAAGGTCGAGCAGGCCCTTGGCGGCGCGGGCACCTACGCCTCCACGGCAGCGAGTCTGCTGGCTCCCGTGCGTCTGGTGGGAGTGATCGGCGACGATTTCCCTGCGGAGGCCCTTGAGACCCTGGCCGACCGTGGCGTCGACCTTGAGGGCGTCCAGCGGGTTCCCGGCGGTAAGTCCTTCCACTGGGCCGGACGCTACGAGTACGACATGAGCTCGGCGATCACCCTCGACACCCAGTTGAACGTGTTCGGCGAGTTCAACCCGGTGATCCCGGACAGCTTCACCGATAGCCCCTTTGTGTTCCTGGCCAACATCCAGCCCTCGCTGCAGCTCTCGGTGCTCGACCAGGTGCGGTCGCCGCGCTTCACCATGTGCGACACGATGAACTTTTGGATCAGCAGCGCCCGGGAGGAGTTGCTGCAGGTTCTGGCGCGCGTCGACCTGGCGCTGCTCAACGATGCCGAGGTCCGGCAGTTGACCGGCACGCCCAACCTTGCCAGGGCCGCCGAGCAGGTCCTTGCTCTGGGTCCGCGTTACGTAGTCATCAAGAAGGGCGAGTACGGGGCCTCGCTGGTGTCGCAGGAGGGGCAGTTCTGCTTGCCCTGCTATCCGCTGCCCGAGGTGCACGATCCGACCGGGGCCGGAGACAGCTTCGCCGGCGGGCTAATCGGCTTCCTGTCCTGGCTCGGAACGACCGACGAGCCCTCGCTGCGACAGGCTCTTGCCTGCGGCACCGTGCTGGCTTCGGCTTGCGTGCAGGAGTTCTCGCTCGAGGGGCTGCACCGGCTCACGGTCGGCGACCTGTACCAGCGCTACCAGCAGCTCCGCCACATGACCGAGTTCTGCGATCTGCCGTCGGTCGGATAGGCGAACTGCACTGCCCCGCATCAGACACGAAAACGCCGTCGGCCGGAGATCACACCCTCCGAAGCCGACGGCGCTGTGGTTCTGTGCTCTGGTCCTCAGGCAGGGGTGACCTTACCCAGGCCCGCAAAGGCCGCTGCGGCGGTCTCCTCAGGTGGACGCTGCCACCAGTCCTGACTGAAGACCTCCACCGACAGGGCGCTGTCATACCCGTTCGCCTGGAGATTGGTGAGGCACTCGGTCAGCGGCAGGACCCCGGCTCCCGGCATGACCCGGTGCGAGTCGTTCATCTGGCTGAGGTCACCGGCGGGCACATCGTTCATATGCACCAGCCCGACCTCCTTGCCCTGCGGGAGCTTGAAGTCCTCCGCCGTCGAGCCACCCCGGAAGGTGTGGAAGATGTCGATGAGGAGCTTCCCGTTGGGATGATCAGCAGCCCGGACGACCTCGAGCCCGGAGGGGATATCCTTGATCTGCGGGAAGGCGCCGATGTACTCCAGGGCAAGGGAGATGCCCTGCTCGCGGCCGATCTCGCAGACCTGTCGGAAGTCCTCGGCAGCGGCAGCGAGCTCACCGGTGCCGCCCGAGGCGCAGGCGATGACCAGTGGACAACCAGCCGCCGCAGCGATCTCGACCCGTCGGCGGATCGCTTCGAGGGCCTTCTGCCGGGCCTCACCTTCGGCCCACATCCAGCCACCGACGAAGCACATCTCCTCGACCCGTACGCCGGTATCGGCAGCCGCCTTGGCCACCTGCTTTGCATAGTGCACCGGCGAGGCCTGGCTCTCGAGACTGTCGGCCCAGATGCCGACGCCGCCGAAGCCAGCTCTTGCTGCGACGTCAAGGCCCTGCAGTGTGTCGAAGCCGCGTTGCAGTGTTACCAAGTTCAGGCACGTGCGCATGGGTGTCACCTCGGGTGATAGAAGGGCGCGGCAGGAGTTCGCCCTGGTCGAGGAGAATCCTGCCTCAATCATAGTACTGGACCTGCGCCCTTTGTGCGCAGGCCTTTGGGTACGGAGGTTTGCCAATGCCTGACCTTATCTGCCTCGGCGAGGCGCTAATCGACATGGTGTCCGCTCAGCCTGGGATGGGGCTTGTTCAGTCCACCACCTTCGAGAAAGCCGCCGGTGGCGCCCCCACCAACGTGGCTGCCGCAGTGTCCCTCCTCGGCGTTGAGTCCGGGATCATCACCAAGGTCGGCGCCGACCACTTCGGCGAGTTCATCCGCCAGACACTGTTCGACGCCGAGGTGAATCTGGATCACTTCCTGACGACGCCGGACTACGCAACGCAGTTGGCCTTCGTGGCGCTGAATGCTCAGGGCGTGCCCGATTTCTCTTTCCATGTGAAGCGCAGCGCCGACCAGATGCTGACGGAGGAGGACCTGCGACCGGAGTACATCGAGAGCGGTCAGACCTTCCATTTCGGCTCCATCACTCTCATCGACGATCCGGTGCGAAGCGCGACGCTCCAGGCGATCGACGTGGCCTCCGAGGCCGGCCTGCTCATCAGCTACGACCCGAACCTGCGGCCGTCCCTGTGGCCGTCTCTTGATGACGCCCACGAGTGGATCTGCGAGGGCGTGAAGTTGTGCGA from Armatimonadia bacterium includes these protein-coding regions:
- a CDS encoding PfkB family carbohydrate kinase, with product MRSPVLIVGSVALDSVETPFGKVEQALGGAGTYASTAASLLAPVRLVGVIGDDFPAEALETLADRGVDLEGVQRVPGGKSFHWAGRYEYDMSSAITLDTQLNVFGEFNPVIPDSFTDSPFVFLANIQPSLQLSVLDQVRSPRFTMCDTMNFWISSAREELLQVLARVDLALLNDAEVRQLTGTPNLARAAEQVLALGPRYVVIKKGEYGASLVSQEGQFCLPCYPLPEVHDPTGAGDSFAGGLIGFLSWLGTTDEPSLRQALACGTVLASACVQEFSLEGLHRLTVGDLYQRYQQLRHMTEFCDLPSVG
- a CDS encoding sugar phosphate isomerase/epimerase family protein; protein product: MRTCLNLVTLQRGFDTLQGLDVAARAGFGGVGIWADSLESQASPVHYAKQVAKAAADTGVRVEEMCFVGGWMWAEGEARQKALEAIRRRVEIAAAAGCPLVIACASGGTGELAAAAEDFRQVCEIGREQGISLALEYIGAFPQIKDIPSGLEVVRAADHPNGKLLIDIFHTFRGGSTAEDFKLPQGKEVGLVHMNDVPAGDLSQMNDSHRVMPGAGVLPLTECLTNLQANGYDSALSVEVFSQDWWQRPPEETAAAAFAGLGKVTPA
- a CDS encoding carbohydrate kinase, with the protein product MPDLICLGEALIDMVSAQPGMGLVQSTTFEKAAGGAPTNVAAAVSLLGVESGIITKVGADHFGEFIRQTLFDAEVNLDHFLTTPDYATQLAFVALNAQGVPDFSFHVKRSADQMLTEEDLRPEYIESGQTFHFGSITLIDDPVRSATLQAIDVASEAGLLISYDPNLRPSLWPSLDDAHEWICEGVKLCDVIKVSEQELEFITGNDDPETAVHALWDMGPELVAVTRGPEGCWFYNGHHFGQVPGFEVPVDETTGCGDAFTAAMLVWLLECEQDVSELEHAQLEELFRFANAAGAITATGHGAIPSLPTREEINELLGIASDKDE